The region CTTTAGATATTTCATTCGTCTACTTTTAATTTACTGCTTTTGCAGTATTCTTTTCCGAATGGAATGCTTTTTTAAAGGCATTTCTCATTCTTAATTAGGAATCGAGTTCCTCGAAGACATGCCTCAGAGGAACGTTATTCGCATTATATTTTAATAATTGATAATGTTTGCCCAATGCTGTGAGTAACGGAAATCTTTTGTAAACAAAACCATTCTCGTGGGCAAAGCTTTCTATTTCTTCTGTAATCTCGTTATAGTATACATAGCTGTAGTTGGGGAATAAATGATGTGCCACATGGAAATTAAAATTCCCCAGTACATGACGGATAAACCAATTGTTGTTGCTTAAATCATTTGTTACCTCCAACTGATGTCTCAACCAGCTAAATGGAAGGTTATTCTGTTCATCTGGTAGTGGAAACTCGTTATCCGGCAGCGGATGTAGTGGCAACAATACAAATAATGCAAAGATGCTGGCTACCATTATTTCCAAAATCCAAGCTCCTAATGCTAATCCAAAAGATACCTTCAGAAATAAAACCGGAACAGCTATCTGATAAAAAAGGTAAAATAATTTATAAACAATCAGTTTTACTTTTTCTCTTTTAGGAGCTTCACCATGTGTTTTATGAATAACTCTTTTTTTGTCGAAAAAGTCTCTGAAATCCCGAACCAACATCCAGTTGAACAGATAGAACGGATATGCAAAAATGAAATACTTATCTTGATATTTCTGAATCCCCTTTGCTTCCACATGCGGGAAAATTTTTATTGGTCCACTCTGTTCTACATCTGTGTCCCAACCATCTACATTAGGAAAAGCATGATGGCTTACAATATGCCTTTTCTGCCATATATAGCTATTCGCTCCAATAAAATCGAATAAATTCAGAATCCATTTGTTAAACTTCTTGGTTTTATAAATATTGTTATGAGCTGCTTCATGAATCAGATTCAGATAGATTAAAACCAGAATAAGCCCCATTGCAATATAGCATGTTATATAAAGCCATGGTTTATCCCCGTTAAAGATTGCAAGGAAATAGCTGCCAAAATATACAATTGGCAGAATAATAGCTTTAATCTGAATATACCTATCCCGATTTTCCGGTATTTCCTGTATTCTCTGGTTCACTCGTTTTCTTAGCTCGTTGAATAAATATATTTCATCAGTATTTTTAGAATAAGCCGGATGTTTCATTTGAATTACTTGTGATGTTCTAACAA is a window of Elizabethkingia anophelis R26 DNA encoding:
- a CDS encoding fatty acid desaturase family protein, with the translated sequence MKHPAYSKNTDEIYLFNELRKRVNQRIQEIPENRDRYIQIKAIILPIVYFGSYFLAIFNGDKPWLYITCYIAMGLILVLIYLNLIHEAAHNNIYKTKKFNKWILNLFDFIGANSYIWQKRHIVSHHAFPNVDGWDTDVEQSGPIKIFPHVEAKGIQKYQDKYFIFAYPFYLFNWMLVRDFRDFFDKKRVIHKTHGEAPKREKVKLIVYKLFYLFYQIAVPVLFLKVSFGLALGAWILEIMVASIFALFVLLPLHPLPDNEFPLPDEQNNLPFSWLRHQLEVTNDLSNNNWFIRHVLGNFNFHVAHHLFPNYSYVYYNEITEEIESFAHENGFVYKRFPLLTALGKHYQLLKYNANNVPLRHVFEELDS